In the genome of Leptospira saintgironsiae, one region contains:
- the recD gene encoding exodeoxyribonuclease V subunit alpha has translation MKEESLETILEREYAGFLTKEFLTYANEIPYEVLFSWNLSLIQASKTGNLAVPFSGKDKISDILFKKRDNLLYFSKVFGQLAEVERSFGDLLKTGASTKPEKVQEVLKEIISTNPLAIKKGNKEYILCGEGEQKEALEKALQHSFFVLTGGPGTGKTTVVTNVIRGLLRLGYNFKQIGLAAPTGRAAQRLKESLENAISNLRTKNELDDSISEIPTSTLHRLLEYNPRKRTYKYGENFPLPYRVIILDEVSMVDLHMMYRLMEALPIGSENFRFILLGDPNQLPSVEAGAVLSDLVKSLKNLNSENLIELKTSHRQEEEFSSISKAAELCVKDNISLLEFQENLPKSLQLDSIFAGSGNKDLKGFYQIRLDYKKEWKEFLKRTAEDKILPIFSKLPNPDSPQELKEYLNKELNRFKILTILRNGIFGSEFINKELTELILHHKKGTVQIGTKTYFSGLPILITKNDRVRGVYNGDTGLVLEIQTPNGGSELRALFFIEGEIRDFALDTLPSHEPAFAITVHKSQGSEYDSVFIIYPPDPADLNAEEVSLELFKKEILYTAITRAKRSAFLVSEGKLLEYSLRNRFERLTGFKLS, from the coding sequence ATGAAAGAAGAATCCCTCGAAACAATTTTAGAAAGGGAATACGCAGGATTTCTTACCAAGGAATTTTTAACGTATGCAAATGAAATTCCATATGAGGTTTTATTTTCCTGGAATCTTTCGTTAATCCAAGCATCTAAAACAGGAAATCTTGCAGTCCCATTCTCTGGAAAAGATAAAATTTCAGATATTTTATTCAAAAAAAGAGACAATTTATTATATTTTTCTAAAGTATTTGGCCAGCTAGCCGAGGTTGAAAGAAGTTTTGGGGATTTACTTAAAACCGGTGCCTCTACAAAACCAGAAAAAGTACAAGAGGTTTTAAAAGAGATCATCTCGACCAATCCGCTCGCCATTAAAAAAGGAAATAAAGAATATATACTTTGTGGAGAAGGAGAACAAAAAGAAGCTTTAGAAAAAGCACTTCAGCATTCATTTTTTGTTCTTACAGGCGGACCAGGTACGGGGAAAACCACAGTAGTAACGAATGTTATCCGTGGACTTTTACGTTTAGGTTATAATTTTAAACAGATCGGACTTGCAGCACCTACGGGAAGAGCCGCCCAAAGATTAAAGGAATCCCTAGAAAATGCGATCTCAAATCTGCGTACGAAAAATGAATTAGATGATTCTATTTCTGAAATCCCAACTTCTACCTTACATAGGCTTTTAGAATATAATCCTAGAAAAAGAACTTATAAATACGGCGAAAATTTTCCACTACCCTATCGAGTTATCATCTTGGACGAGGTGTCCATGGTCGATTTACATATGATGTACAGATTGATGGAAGCTTTACCAATCGGTTCCGAAAATTTTAGATTTATACTTTTAGGTGATCCAAACCAGCTTCCTAGCGTAGAAGCCGGAGCAGTTTTATCCGACCTGGTAAAATCTTTAAAAAATTTAAATTCAGAAAACCTAATAGAATTGAAAACAAGTCATAGACAAGAAGAAGAATTTTCTTCTATTTCTAAAGCAGCAGAACTTTGCGTAAAAGATAATATTTCTTTATTAGAATTCCAAGAAAATCTTCCTAAATCTCTGCAATTAGATTCAATTTTCGCCGGTTCTGGGAACAAAGATCTAAAAGGTTTTTATCAGATCCGATTGGATTACAAAAAAGAATGGAAAGAATTTCTAAAAAGAACTGCGGAAGATAAAATTCTACCTATATTTTCCAAACTCCCCAATCCGGATTCTCCTCAAGAGTTAAAAGAATATTTAAACAAAGAGTTAAATCGATTTAAAATACTTACAATTCTTAGAAATGGGATTTTCGGAAGTGAATTTATTAATAAAGAATTAACGGAGCTAATTCTACATCATAAAAAAGGAACGGTGCAGATCGGGACCAAAACTTATTTTTCGGGACTTCCTATACTGATTACAAAAAACGATAGAGTGAGAGGAGTTTATAACGGGGACACCGGTCTCGTTTTAGAAATCCAAACTCCAAATGGAGGAAGCGAACTCAGAGCATTATTTTTTATAGAAGGAGAGATCCGAGATTTTGCATTGGATACACTTCCATCTCATGAACCAGCATTTGCGATCACAGTTCACAAGTCCCAAGGTTCGGAATACGATTCCGTTTTTATTATTTATCCGCCTGACCCAGCAGATCTAAATGCAGAAGAAGTCTCTCTAGAACTATTCAAAAAAGAAATTTTATATACTGCGATCACTAGAGCAAAACGATCTGCGTTTTTGGTTTCGGAAGGAAAACTTTTAGAATATTCTCTCCGAAACCGTTTTGAAAGATTAACCGGTTTTAAGCTGAGTTAA
- a CDS encoding UvrD-helicase domain-containing protein → MQKNKLEPITNSFADQIDITKNGFIGASAGTGKTHTIVFLVLKILKDSFKTSLGSDKTPFGIESILVLTYTDKAASELKGRIRAELKNTILKLEKLESPSEEESKELDFFLNQASRLDQAYISTIHGFAHKILKEYSLESGSSENSELVEEFSAVSKALYRRMRNEFSGKYPKELLPFILSQANRFYNDGFQGTTWENFVSGLAVKKVSSPESIQLLPRPQKFPEISSIINVFLEIQSILPKFLEFQDSFKKKINASKYKALSTRQLEFQDSLKKLINSSEPFSPFPFTLALKKILDLKRGESSGVESILLSDEELKTATSESGYLSYTLEREKIRKLSLNLSSLGSSLSSFLVSLAEDIAEDSVKIKEEENSITYGDMILGLSNSLEKNPELVFELQKRFRFGIIDEFQDTDPDQYNIFRILFLEKSSNAETEGKLFLIGDAKQSIYGFRGADLGTYLAAKREFDTGGKFADSSIVYPELDTNRRSLPELISSYNSIFGSAKGEWFPIGETGFLPIEYVNVKSPETPGKAILYSDKSNRAALNAFSLSKESNADRLKEQYSKFLAEEILHLVAEKSEIYIKKEGYSSPEKLSWSDISVLVRGENDSEFLKKQFKARGIPYTYPKQAGLFGSSETIRIREILQCLDEEGSRDSFYKLLISDLFCVSPENLQNYEEYPIESGEKRLLETWRKFSRKKDFPGLFGSILTESRLASPLPDESRQDWERKITNFKQIFFFLTERASKSDQTLGELITYLESKMISKEDEKDYLEKDSEEDRVKIFTIHSCKGLEFPIVFLFGGFSGWGTQRKKFSEYREDDKRIIDLENNKEEDSVFNTINEDKRLYYVALTRAMYKFYFPLLAEPDLKRPLELFRKSFHAAVAEFPKDSSVSRFWENEEGKYEQEWIRDHKTISGLTTNLIKEEGPEILRAIEIWPDKAEKRKIILESYSSLDSFFNSEGFQFQVSETKSFKTDETPEESKEEDLPSSNKMGNLLHQLLETEDFSIYQNAKSLKQIPESNIKSYKNILKSYGYGNSSEQLELFAKRISELFWNTLKTPLSHSEKNISLSEISSAERKHEVDFFLKIPEQTGASDLLKGTLDLIFLSEGKYWILDWKSNLLSSNFGEDPYSESHLKEKIQESYSLQMAIYSVVLDDWLRFKYGKEYDPKLLGGMYFVFLRGTDPNRPGRGIFYQDIDPEFVKVSKEKIKETLDLKNKISVEKE, encoded by the coding sequence ATGCAGAAAAATAAATTAGAACCTATAACTAATTCTTTCGCAGATCAGATCGATATTACCAAAAACGGTTTTATAGGAGCCTCTGCAGGCACTGGAAAAACCCATACAATCGTATTCCTGGTTCTGAAAATCCTAAAAGATTCATTTAAAACTTCTTTGGGTTCGGATAAAACTCCTTTCGGTATAGAATCTATATTAGTACTTACTTATACTGATAAGGCGGCATCAGAACTAAAAGGAAGGATCCGAGCTGAGTTAAAGAATACAATTCTTAAATTGGAAAAACTTGAATCTCCCAGTGAGGAAGAATCAAAGGAGCTAGATTTTTTTCTGAATCAAGCTTCTCGTTTGGATCAGGCTTATATATCTACTATTCATGGATTTGCACATAAGATCTTAAAAGAATATTCTTTAGAATCAGGAAGTTCGGAAAATTCGGAACTTGTGGAAGAATTTTCTGCAGTATCCAAGGCATTGTATAGAAGAATGCGTAACGAGTTTAGTGGAAAATATCCTAAAGAACTTTTACCATTTATACTCTCACAAGCGAATCGTTTTTATAATGACGGATTCCAAGGAACCACTTGGGAAAATTTTGTATCTGGGCTTGCAGTGAAGAAGGTTTCTTCTCCTGAATCTATCCAGCTTCTTCCTCGTCCTCAAAAATTTCCGGAGATCAGTTCTATTATAAATGTATTTTTGGAAATCCAATCCATTCTTCCTAAGTTTTTAGAATTTCAAGATTCTTTTAAGAAAAAGATAAACGCGAGTAAGTACAAAGCTCTTTCTACTCGACAATTGGAATTTCAAGATTCTTTGAAAAAACTTATAAATTCTTCTGAACCATTTTCTCCTTTTCCTTTTACACTAGCTCTTAAAAAGATCCTAGATCTAAAAAGAGGAGAAAGTTCTGGAGTAGAGTCTATTCTTCTTTCCGACGAAGAATTAAAAACCGCAACTTCCGAGTCAGGATATCTTTCTTATACATTAGAAAGAGAAAAAATCCGAAAACTTTCTTTAAACTTAAGTAGCTTAGGATCTTCTCTTTCTTCTTTCTTAGTTTCTCTCGCAGAGGATATTGCGGAAGACTCAGTCAAGATCAAAGAGGAAGAAAATTCAATTACCTACGGGGATATGATCTTAGGACTTTCTAATTCTTTAGAGAAAAATCCGGAATTAGTATTTGAATTACAAAAACGTTTTCGTTTCGGGATCATAGACGAATTTCAAGATACAGATCCAGATCAATATAATATTTTCAGAATATTATTCTTAGAAAAATCCAGCAATGCAGAGACTGAAGGAAAACTTTTCCTGATCGGAGATGCAAAGCAGTCCATTTACGGTTTTAGAGGTGCAGACTTAGGCACTTATTTGGCTGCGAAAAGAGAATTTGATACCGGCGGAAAATTTGCAGATTCTTCCATTGTATATCCGGAATTAGATACAAATCGTAGATCTTTACCTGAACTAATTTCTTCCTATAATTCTATCTTTGGAAGTGCAAAAGGAGAATGGTTCCCTATTGGAGAAACAGGATTTTTACCAATAGAATATGTAAATGTTAAATCTCCTGAAACTCCAGGAAAGGCAATTTTATATTCAGATAAAAGTAATCGTGCTGCCTTAAATGCATTCTCGCTTTCTAAGGAAAGTAATGCGGATCGGTTAAAAGAGCAATATTCTAAATTTTTAGCCGAAGAAATACTTCATTTAGTCGCCGAGAAGTCAGAAATCTATATTAAAAAAGAAGGATATTCTTCTCCCGAAAAGCTGAGTTGGTCTGATATTTCAGTTTTGGTCCGAGGAGAAAACGACTCCGAATTCCTAAAAAAACAATTCAAAGCAAGAGGGATTCCTTACACTTATCCCAAACAAGCTGGGCTATTCGGGTCTTCTGAAACAATTAGAATAAGAGAGATCTTACAATGTTTGGATGAAGAAGGAAGCCGGGATTCATTTTATAAATTATTAATATCTGATCTTTTCTGCGTGAGTCCAGAAAATCTTCAAAATTATGAAGAATATCCCATTGAGTCCGGTGAAAAAAGACTTTTGGAAACCTGGAGAAAATTTTCCCGCAAAAAAGATTTTCCAGGTCTATTTGGATCCATCCTAACAGAAAGCAGATTAGCTTCTCCCCTTCCAGATGAATCCAGGCAAGATTGGGAAAGAAAGATCACAAACTTCAAACAGATATTTTTCTTTTTAACTGAAAGAGCTTCCAAATCAGACCAGACTTTAGGAGAGCTCATTACATATTTAGAATCTAAAATGATTTCTAAAGAAGATGAAAAAGATTATTTAGAAAAAGATTCGGAAGAAGACAGAGTCAAAATTTTCACTATCCATTCCTGTAAAGGTTTAGAATTTCCGATTGTATTTTTATTTGGAGGATTTTCGGGTTGGGGCACACAAAGAAAAAAATTCTCGGAGTATAGAGAAGACGATAAACGTATTATAGATTTAGAAAATAATAAGGAAGAGGATTCTGTTTTTAATACGATTAACGAAGACAAAAGATTGTATTACGTAGCTTTGACTCGTGCAATGTATAAATTTTATTTTCCATTACTTGCAGAACCGGACCTAAAACGTCCCTTGGAATTATTCAGAAAATCTTTTCATGCTGCAGTCGCTGAATTTCCCAAAGATTCTTCCGTTTCCAGATTCTGGGAAAATGAAGAAGGGAAATATGAACAGGAATGGATTAGAGATCATAAAACCATATCCGGTCTAACAACGAATCTAATAAAAGAAGAAGGACCAGAAATTTTACGGGCCATAGAAATTTGGCCAGACAAAGCGGAAAAAAGAAAGATCATTCTCGAAAGTTATTCCTCTTTAGATTCATTTTTTAATTCGGAAGGGTTTCAGTTTCAGGTTTCTGAAACAAAATCATTCAAAACGGATGAAACTCCTGAAGAATCAAAAGAAGAAGATCTCCCCTCTTCTAATAAAATGGGAAATTTGCTCCACCAACTTTTGGAAACGGAAGATTTTAGTATTTATCAAAATGCAAAATCATTAAAACAAATCCCAGAAAGTAATATAAAATCATATAAGAATATTCTAAAGTCATATGGATACGGAAATAGCTCCGAACAATTGGAATTATTTGCTAAAAGAATTTCTGAATTGTTTTGGAACACTCTCAAAACCCCATTATCACACTCAGAAAAAAATATCTCACTTTCAGAAATTTCTTCCGCAGAAAGAAAGCATGAGGTGGATTTCTTTCTAAAAATCCCGGAACAAACTGGTGCTTCTGACTTATTAAAAGGAACCTTGGATCTAATATTTCTTTCAGAAGGAAAATATTGGATCTTAGATTGGAAGTCCAACCTTCTTTCTTCAAATTTCGGAGAAGATCCTTATTCGGAATCTCATCTGAAAGAAAAAATCCAAGAATCTTATTCTTTGCAAATGGCAATCTATTCTGTAGTTCTTGACGATTGGCTAAGGTTCAAGTACGGAAAAGAATATGATCCTAAACTTTTGGGTGGAATGTATTTTGTATTCCTTAGAGGAACGGATCCGAACAGGCCAGGAAGAGGAATTTTTTACCAAGATATAGATCCTGAATTCGTGAAGGTTTCAAAAGAAAAAATAAAAGAAACCTTGGATTTGAAAAATAAAATTTCGGTGGAAAAAGAATGA
- a CDS encoding adenylate/guanylate cyclase domain-containing protein, which yields MGTQTSDKRGFGQKILDLTLVLPRLFYSGIRAKLAWFTGSLIVLTILILSFIYVRQQTEILTDSYDREAAISRKYISSLVLELDNISQSLIRIEEFRDRVSKQTEALKKYKTTKTVVQEKKVSFFGIKTSLFGALGKNTVRKTLDTYYSAYLSKDDIQVLEKNIRLQLQQGGEEVVSDKEFARLQAMAKKFVFTDREVNQIRKRLAELKENQEKPDHTEISAAEEDLRKKSLLARKLRSELDEHIVSILADSKKRKIKELGLDTGRFRIQTFPVSGIIPGEASEPTLDTKIFDSESSLNQAPMEENLEEGLKSALSSLLEGAGVLGEIPATSFQQNGLELQALYSPHFRNPASTERAKLLESRRSTLGPWNNYLREEQEILSELSKIPPILETILKELKEKKPPIPPFKDKEFKNQYTKYASLVRKRNLLYATYLRNNPPKEEEELEVESFGSIRDSALEDQILLRFRPDGSDYGKSVQSEEGKETFQKRWNSVREWIYSGESETPTTKLKALFPDGIIGNSRTEAEQILWKLDSTPLISEASEDLPTVVLASNFSGVIRTVVDRTEGLESIRRNRDRAVLSALGICGFSIFLAVFISGFVVTKIKRLIRNAEQVGRGDLNVEFEQGGSDEFGNLSVALNQMVTGLREREKIKGILGSMIDPVVIGEAMKDLAALKRGTEKRVTAFFSDVAGFSNISEKLSSVELSELLNEYLSAMTLILKDHDGVLDKYIGDAIVGIFNAPVEVDGHCLKATRASIKMLDKLEELRSGWKKGQKYIPDARDMQIRIGLNTGLAKVGFMGTDALASYTMMGDTVNLAARLEAAGKDYGVSILVSDSVHSEIKDSIFTRKLDLVRVKGKNEPVILYEAISELKGVASAKKEIIGLYEEGLALYLDRKWDAAVKKFKESEKAKGKDDKAVQLLVERCNEYKKTPPPTSWDGVYTRDHK from the coding sequence ATGGGTACACAGACTTCTGACAAGCGTGGTTTCGGGCAAAAAATCCTAGATCTTACTCTAGTTCTTCCGAGGCTATTTTATTCCGGAATACGAGCAAAACTCGCCTGGTTTACTGGAAGTCTGATCGTTCTGACCATTCTAATACTTTCCTTCATTTATGTGAGACAACAGACCGAAATCCTCACAGATAGTTATGATAGAGAGGCCGCCATTTCCAGAAAGTATATCTCTTCTCTCGTTCTGGAATTGGATAATATTTCCCAAAGTTTGATCCGTATCGAAGAATTTCGCGACCGGGTTAGCAAACAGACAGAAGCATTAAAAAAATATAAAACGACCAAAACCGTAGTCCAGGAAAAGAAGGTCTCCTTTTTTGGGATCAAGACTAGTTTGTTTGGTGCCTTGGGAAAAAATACAGTTCGTAAAACTTTAGATACGTATTATTCAGCTTATCTTTCTAAAGATGATATTCAGGTTTTAGAAAAAAATATCCGACTACAGCTACAACAGGGCGGAGAAGAAGTAGTCAGTGATAAAGAATTCGCCCGCCTACAGGCTATGGCTAAAAAATTCGTATTCACTGATAGAGAGGTCAACCAAATCCGAAAACGCCTAGCTGAGTTAAAAGAAAATCAGGAAAAACCAGACCATACAGAGATCTCTGCTGCAGAAGAAGACCTGCGTAAAAAATCACTCCTTGCACGAAAACTTAGATCCGAACTGGATGAGCATATTGTATCCATTCTTGCAGATTCCAAAAAAAGAAAGATCAAAGAATTAGGATTAGATACTGGCAGATTTAGGATCCAAACATTTCCAGTCTCAGGTATCATACCTGGCGAAGCTTCCGAGCCTACGTTAGACACTAAAATTTTTGATTCAGAATCTTCTTTGAACCAAGCTCCCATGGAAGAAAACTTAGAAGAAGGATTAAAATCCGCGTTAAGTTCTCTTTTAGAAGGCGCCGGAGTTTTAGGAGAGATACCTGCTACTTCTTTCCAACAAAATGGTCTGGAATTACAGGCTTTATATTCTCCTCATTTTAGAAATCCGGCTTCTACAGAAAGAGCCAAACTTTTAGAATCCAGAAGAAGTACACTCGGACCCTGGAACAATTATTTAAGAGAAGAGCAGGAAATCCTATCAGAACTTTCTAAAATTCCTCCTATCTTAGAAACTATACTTAAGGAGTTGAAAGAGAAAAAACCTCCGATCCCTCCTTTCAAAGACAAAGAGTTTAAGAACCAATACACAAAGTACGCTAGCCTAGTGCGTAAAAGAAATTTATTATATGCAACTTATCTACGAAACAATCCTCCAAAAGAAGAAGAGGAACTAGAAGTAGAATCTTTCGGTTCGATCAGAGATTCCGCTTTAGAGGATCAGATCTTACTCAGATTTAGACCGGATGGTTCCGATTATGGGAAATCTGTTCAATCGGAAGAAGGAAAAGAAACTTTCCAAAAGCGTTGGAATTCCGTCAGAGAATGGATCTACTCCGGAGAAAGTGAAACTCCTACTACAAAATTAAAAGCGCTCTTTCCAGATGGGATCATCGGAAACAGTAGAACAGAAGCAGAACAAATTCTTTGGAAATTAGATTCAACACCTTTAATTTCAGAAGCATCGGAAGATCTTCCTACAGTTGTATTAGCTTCTAACTTTTCAGGAGTGATCCGAACTGTAGTAGATAGAACAGAAGGTTTGGAATCTATTCGCCGAAATAGAGACAGGGCAGTACTTTCTGCATTAGGTATCTGCGGATTTTCAATCTTCTTAGCTGTCTTTATCTCTGGTTTTGTGGTAACAAAGATCAAACGTTTGATCAGAAACGCAGAACAAGTAGGAAGGGGAGATCTAAACGTAGAATTCGAGCAAGGCGGAAGCGACGAATTCGGGAATCTTTCTGTCGCACTCAACCAAATGGTGACCGGGCTTCGAGAAAGGGAGAAGATCAAAGGAATACTCGGAAGTATGATCGATCCTGTAGTGATCGGTGAGGCAATGAAGGATCTTGCTGCTCTCAAAAGAGGTACTGAAAAAAGGGTAACTGCATTCTTCTCTGATGTAGCAGGATTTTCTAATATTAGCGAAAAGTTAAGTTCTGTAGAATTATCCGAACTTCTAAACGAATATCTTTCTGCAATGACTCTGATCCTAAAAGATCATGATGGGGTTTTGGATAAGTATATAGGCGATGCGATTGTAGGTATTTTCAACGCACCTGTAGAAGTAGACGGTCATTGTTTGAAAGCGACTAGAGCTTCTATCAAAATGTTAGATAAGTTGGAAGAGTTACGATCCGGCTGGAAGAAGGGTCAAAAATACATTCCAGACGCAAGAGATATGCAGATCAGGATCGGTTTGAACACTGGACTTGCAAAAGTTGGATTCATGGGAACTGATGCTCTAGCTTCTTATACTATGATGGGGGATACTGTAAACCTTGCTGCTCGTTTAGAAGCTGCAGGTAAAGATTATGGGGTTTCTATTTTAGTTTCGGATTCAGTTCATTCTGAAATTAAGGATTCTATTTTTACAAGAAAACTAGATTTAGTTCGTGTAAAAGGTAAGAATGAACCAGTGATCTTATACGAAGCAATCTCAGAATTGAAAGGTGTTGCTTCTGCTAAAAAAGAAATTATCGGTTTATATGAAGAAGGTTTAGCATTGTATTTGGATCGCAAATGGGATGCTGCTGTTAAGAAGTTTAAGGAATCCGAAAAAGCAAAGGGCAAAGACGATAAAGCAGTCCAGTTACTTGTAGAAAGATGTAATGAGTATAAAAAAACTCCTCCTCCCACTTCTTGGGATGGAGTTTATACTCGTGATCATAAGTAA